One genomic segment of Ipomoea triloba cultivar NCNSP0323 chromosome 9, ASM357664v1 includes these proteins:
- the LOC116030158 gene encoding uncharacterized protein LOC116030158 isoform X2, producing MQNQRQGGESQTQLQTLMQSGQISGSLSFNGTMTKEDEEMSRSALSTFKAKEEEIEKKKLEVREKVQAQLGRIEEETRRLATIREELEALADPMKKEVSLVRKKIDTVNKELKPLGQTCQKKEREYKEALEAFNEKHKEKVQLITRLTELVSESEKLRMKKLEELSKSIETLR from the exons atGCAGAACCAGAGACAAGGAGGAGAGTCTCAGACTCAGCTTCAGACACTGATGCagtccggccaaatttccgggAGCTTGAGCTTCAATGGCACCATGACTAAGGAAGACGAGGAGATGTCTAGGTCTGCCCTCTCCACCTTCAAGGCTAAAGAAGAGGAGATTGAGAAGAAGAAGCTCGAGGTCAGGGAGAAAGTCCAGGCTCAGCTTGGCCGTATTGAAGAAGAAACCAGGCGTTTGGCTACCATTCGCGAG GAACTAGAAGCGCTAGCAGATCCAATGAAGAAGGAAGTTTCTCTGGTTCGCAAGAAGATTGATACGGTTAACAAGGAGTTAAAACCATTGGGACAGACTTGCCAGAAGAAG GAGAGAGAGTACAAAGAAGCTCTCGAGGCCTTCAATGAGAAGCACAAGGAGAAAGTACAGCTAATCACAAGGTTGACGGAG CTGGTGAGCGAGAGCGAGAAGTTGAGGATGAAGAAGTTGGAGGAGCTGAGCAAGAGCATAGAAACGCTACGCTGA
- the LOC116030158 gene encoding uncharacterized protein LOC116030158 isoform X1 gives MQNQRQGGESQTQLQTLMQSGQISGSLSFNGTMTKEDEEMSRSALSTFKAKEEEIEKKKLEVREKVQAQLGRIEEETRRLATIREELEALADPMKKEVSLVRKKIDTVNKELKPLGQTCQKKEREYKEALEAFNEKHKEKVQLITRLTEVSNLVSESEKLRMKKLEELSKSIETLR, from the exons atGCAGAACCAGAGACAAGGAGGAGAGTCTCAGACTCAGCTTCAGACACTGATGCagtccggccaaatttccgggAGCTTGAGCTTCAATGGCACCATGACTAAGGAAGACGAGGAGATGTCTAGGTCTGCCCTCTCCACCTTCAAGGCTAAAGAAGAGGAGATTGAGAAGAAGAAGCTCGAGGTCAGGGAGAAAGTCCAGGCTCAGCTTGGCCGTATTGAAGAAGAAACCAGGCGTTTGGCTACCATTCGCGAG GAACTAGAAGCGCTAGCAGATCCAATGAAGAAGGAAGTTTCTCTGGTTCGCAAGAAGATTGATACGGTTAACAAGGAGTTAAAACCATTGGGACAGACTTGCCAGAAGAAG GAGAGAGAGTACAAAGAAGCTCTCGAGGCCTTCAATGAGAAGCACAAGGAGAAAGTACAGCTAATCACAAGGTTGACGGAGGTCAGTAAC CTGGTGAGCGAGAGCGAGAAGTTGAGGATGAAGAAGTTGGAGGAGCTGAGCAAGAGCATAGAAACGCTACGCTGA